GGATGGTCGGGCTATGCCAGTCAGCGCCCACCGGGCATTGTCATTCTATTCAGAGGTCTCAAACACTTTGACACCCTCTTTGAAGGTTGGTCACTGGCTCATCTCTAAGATGTGTATAAGCGGTAGCCCAAAAGGAGAGGGGACAAGAGTTTTAGCTCCCTTCTCCCTAGGGAGAAGGGTTGGGGATGAGGGCAATTCATCCTACTATCCAGCAATGCCTCCTTGCCTAGGGGGCGGCGCAACGGGGGATCGAAAGCAGAATATCCTTATATGAATTCTGCCGGATTGGATAGGAGGTGTGTTTTGAGTTGACCTGCGAACAGCCAACTCAAAATGCACTAAACCGTCAACCGCGCCGCCACACTGGTCTGAGCGTCTACAAATCTAGTGTCGTTGCGCTGATCTCATCTAGACATCTATCGCTTTTCGGGGGGGAAGTAGAGCACAGGGTGCCAACTGCGTCGAAGAATATCTTCAGCAAAGCTTGGGATAGACCAGCCCACCAACCGATTGGTTGGACTAGAAGAAATGGCGATCGCTGTGATATCTCGCTCTAGCGCTGCTTCTAGCAGTTCATTCATGGGGCTACCTTCCCGCACCTCGACATCAATATCAAGTCCAAGCTTCACTAAGCCAGCCTTGACGGTATTGAGCTTTTCTAGAGCGGAGTCTCTGTCATAGTCTCTAGGCAAACTGCGGCGGTTTTGCTCCTCTAGCACCCAGCACAGCAGCCCTCGTTTGAGAGAGCCCTCGGGGTATTGTTGAGCGATCGCTTGTACTCTCTCTACCAAATAGTCAGCCGAATCACTGCCATCGTAGGGAAGCAGCAAATCTTGGAAAAGATGACGACAGCGCAAATCCAGCTCTTCCGTTGTGTAGGTGGAAATGAGCTGGGGACGCAGGGTCATGATGGGCAAAGGAGTGCGCTGACAAAGCCCCATGGTGGTGCTGCCAAACAGCTTTTCGTTGAGCAGACCACGGCCTGCCATGCCGACCATGATCAGGTCTACGCCATTGCTCTTGCTCACCTGCAAGATGTTGTCAATCGGCTTGCCAGACTGAACCTCAATGTTCACCTCTACGCCAGCAGGCACATCGCCTAAA
The genomic region above belongs to Candidatus Obscuribacterales bacterium and contains:
- a CDS encoding universal stress protein, with the translated sequence MFRHSLICTDFSDGLHRLVRFVPSLAASGLQQITFLHTVAISQEREVPRIDEESLQAIRDRLSASLGDVPAGVEVNIEVQSGKPIDNILQVSKSNGVDLIMVGMAGRGLLNEKLFGSTTMGLCQRTPLPIMTLRPQLISTYTTEELDLRCRHLFQDLLLPYDGSDSADYLVERVQAIAQQYPEGSLKRGLLCWVLEEQNRRSLPRDYDRDSALEKLNTVKAGLVKLGLDIDVEVREGSPMNELLEAALERDITAIAISSSPTNRLVGWSIPSFAEDILRRSWHPVLYFPPEKR